CTCACTGAAGCTGCACACCCGCACCGAGGCGCAATGGGCGCAGCTGGAAGCGGATCTGCGGCAGGACGGTCTGTTTGCCGACCCACCCGCCATGACGGCGCCCGCTCCGGCCAAACCTGCAATCAACGACAGCCCGGATGACGAGTACGAGCCCGTCGTGTCGAGTTTTCTGGAGTAACCCATGACTGACCTCAACACCCTCCGCACCCGGCTCGCCGAAGCCGAGGCGGCCCGGCATAAGCTGCTGACCGGCAGCCTGCGCGAGCGGATCAGTTCGCCCGGTGGCGCGGATATTACCTACACCCGAACCGAAATCACGGCGCTGGACCGCTACATCAGCAGCCTGAAGGCAGATATCGCCAAGGCAACCGGTGCGGCCAGTCCGCGCCGGGCCATCCGGCCGTTTTTCTGACGGAATGCATCATGAAAAAACGCATCAAGCCCAAGGGAAATTCCGGCTCCCAGGCCATCGGTGCCACCTCGCACCAGGGGGCCTCGACCAGTAGCGCGCAGCTGGCCAGCTGGGTGCCGATGGCGGCCTCGGCCGATGCGGACTTGTTGCCTGACCTTGGCCTGCTGACATCGCGCAGCCGCGACCTGACCCGCAATAATGGAATCGCTGCCGCTGGCATCCAGACCTTGGTCGACAACGTGGTTGGGGTCGGTCTGCGGCTGGCAGCCATGCCGGACTGGCGCGCGCTCGGAAAATCGGCCGACTGGGCAATGGAATGGCAGCGCAAGACCGAATCGCTGTGGCGCGAGTGGGCCAGCAGCACCGCCTGCGACGCCGCCCGCGAACTCAATTTCGCCGGGCTGACCGAGCTGATTTTTCGCAGCCAGATCCTCAACGGCGATGCCATCGCCATCCCCCTGTGGCTGACCCGCCCCGGAGAGCGTTTCCGCACGGCCATCCAGCTGGTGGAATCCGACCGCCTGTGCAACCCGAATCTGGCGCCGGATACCGCCTCCATGCGCGGTGGCATCGAGTTTGACCGCTACGGTGCGGCGGCAGGTTACTGGATACGCACCACTCACCCGGGTGATGTGCTGCTGGCCGGTGGATCGCCCGGGAAGTGGGAGCGCATCCCGGCCCGCACACCATGGGGTCGCCGCCGTGTGCTGCATGTCCACGAAAAGGAGCGCACCGGGCAGTCGCGCGGAAAACCGATCTGGTCGTCTTCAATCCAGCAGTTCAAGATGCTGGACCGCTATGCCGGCGCCGAGCTGGACGCAGCGGTGATCAATGCCATCGTGGCCGCCTTCATCGAAACGCAGATGGACAGCGACGCGCTGGTGGACATGCTGGGCGGGCCGGAAAATGCCGGAAAGGAATTTTACCGCCTCCGCACCCAGCGCCGCCCACAGCTCAAAAGCGGCATGGTCGTGCCGCTGAACCCTGGCGAACGGCTGGCTCCTTTCCAGCCGGCCCGACCGGCGGCCCAGTTTGAAGCCTTCACCGTGGCGGTCATGCGGCATATCGCGGCCAGCATCGGCCTGCCGTATGAGCTGCTGCTAAAGGATTTCAGCAAGACCAACTACAGCAGCGCCCGCGCGGCCCTGCTGGAAGCGTGGCGCACTTTCCGCAGCCGCCGGGAAAAGCTCTCATGGTATTGGGCGCAGCCGGTTTACGAGCTGTGGCTTGAGGAAGCCATTGATGCCGGGCTGATCGAAGCGCCGAGCTTTTACGAGCAACGAGCAGCCTGGTGTCGGGCCAGCTGGATCGGTCCAGGCCGGGGCTGGGTTGACCCGGTCAAAGAGGCGCAGGCCGCCAAAATCCGCATGGAAACAGGCATCAGCACCCTGCAAGCCGAATGTGCCGAACAGGGGCTGGACTGGGAGGAAGTCATGGAACAGCGGGCGCGTGAGCAGGCCAAGGCGCACGAACTCGGGCTGACCTCGACGACACCCGCTCCGGACGACGCTGTACCGTCTGAAAAAGCCAAAGAGGACGAAGGGGATGACTGACAAATCGCAGGCTGCGCTGATCAAGAGCGGCATTGTCGCCCGTCATGCCGGTGCCGGGCATGTGGTCGTCCGGTTTGATGATCTGGACGGCATGGAATCCGCCCCGTGGCCGGTAGTCGGCGCACGCTACCACAAGGACAAGGGCAGCCACCCGCCCGATATTGGCGCGCAGGTCGCCTGCGTGTGCGACGAACACGCCGAAAACGGCTTTGTGCTGGGAGAAATCCCCAGTGACGCCGACGCGCCTGGAACCGACAACCCGGCGCTGTGGCACTGGAACATGCGCGATGGCAGCGTGTTTTCGTTCGACCCGGAGACCGGGCGGCTCGAAATCACCCTGACCGGCGATGCCGTCATCAAGGGGCCGAGCCTGCTGCTGGACGTAGCCGACACCACCTGCACCGGCAAGCTGACCGTGCAAGGTCTGTTCACCTACCAGTCCGGCATGGCCGGATCTGGCGGCAGTGCCGGCACCAAGATCAGCGGATCGATCCAGCACGAAGTGGGCGACCTCACCTCCAACGGCGTCACGCTGCATACGCACACGCACACTGAACAGGGCGACGGTGCCGACGTCGGCCCGCCTCACTGATTCCGTTTTCACGCTGGCCGCCTCCGGGCGGCCTTTTTTATGGGAGATCGTCATGTCGTTTGATCCCGTTTACGTGCTGCTGGCCGTTTTCTACCTGCTGGCCCTGATCCTGCTGCTGCTCCGTGGGCGGCTGCTGGACTGGCCTGCCTCCGCCCGTTTCCCACCCTGCGGGGTGCTGCCGGGCGGCGGGGCGAGGGAAAAAGCCAGGCGTCTGCGGCAGCTTGAAAAGCAGCGCCGCCGCCCGCGCGGAGGTTCGCCATGTCCGGGGTAACACCGCAACCCGCCCTGCCCCGCCTGTTTTCCCGGCTCTACAACACGCCGCTGATGCTGCTTCCGGAGCATGCCGAGTCCCTGCATGCGCTGATGCTGACCCGGCTGACGGGCGGGGACATTTCCGTGCAGGCCAGCGCCGAGCCACCGCGCATCGCGGCAGCGGTGGACGACCGCAAGCGGCCTTACCAGCTCACAAGCACCGGGGTGGCGGTCATCCCGGTAATGGGGCCGCTGATGCAGCGGGGCAGCTGGCTGGATGCCATGTGCGGCATGACCAGCTACGACCGCGTCAACGCGCTGGTCAGCGCGGCCATGCGCGATCAGGACGTGCGCGCCGTGCTGCTCGAAATCGACAGCCCCGGCGGTGAGGTGGCCGGGCTGTTCGCCTTGTGCGACCGCCTGAAAGCAGCGGCTACGAGCAAGCCCGTCTGGGCCTATGCCAACGAGGCGGCCTGCTCGGCGGCCTACGCCATCGCCAGCAGCGTCGACCGGCTGTATCTGCCGCGCACCGCGATGGTCGGCAGCATCGGTGTTATCGCCATGCACGTTGACCAGTCGGCCCGCGATGCCACGCAGGGCTACACCTACACCCCCGTGTTTGCCGGCGACAAAAAGGCCGATGGCAACAGCCATGCGCCGCTGTCAGATCGCGCCCGCACCACGCTCCAGACGGAAATCGACCGTCTGTATTCGATGTTTGTCGACCACGTTGCCACCGGGCGCCGCTTGGAGAAGCAAGCGGTGATCGACACGCAGGCTGGCTTGCTGAATGCGGATGCCGCAGTCGCGGGCCAATTCGCTGACGGCATTGCCTCTTTCGACGAAGTGATTGCCCAGCTCGCGGATACGGCCAGGCCGGCATCCGTTTTTACCGGAACCCATGCCATGACTCAGGAAAACAAGACTTACACCCAAGCGGAACTCGACAGTGCCGTATCTGCTGCCCGCAGCGAGGCGGCCACAGCCGAACGCGAGCGCGTATCTGCCATTCTCGACCTGCCGCAGGCCAGCGGGCGTGAAGCCCTCGCCCGCAAGCTGGCCATGACCCCCGGTGTCACGGCGGAAACCGCCGCCGGCCTGCTGGATGTCGCCCCGGAGGCGGCAGCCGCCCCCACGGCACCGCAGGCGACCACCCCGCTTGAGCGGCACATGCAGTCGCTCGGCAATCCGCAGGTCGGCGCCGATGCCGGCCAGACTCCCGCGCAACCCGATGCAGCCACCCTCGGCGCGTCCATTGCAGCCCTGGCGTAAGGAGATCCCATGCACGCCCAGATCAAACAGGAAGGCACCTACACCCCGGACGCGCTGCTGGCTGGCTCGGCAGATG
The DNA window shown above is from Laribacter hongkongensis DSM 14985 and carries:
- the gpW gene encoding gpW family head-tail joining protein, with the translated sequence MTDLNTLRTRLAEAEAARHKLLTGSLRERISSPGGADITYTRTEITALDRYISSLKADIAKATGAASPRRAIRPFF
- a CDS encoding phage portal protein yields the protein MKKRIKPKGNSGSQAIGATSHQGASTSSAQLASWVPMAASADADLLPDLGLLTSRSRDLTRNNGIAAAGIQTLVDNVVGVGLRLAAMPDWRALGKSADWAMEWQRKTESLWREWASSTACDAARELNFAGLTELIFRSQILNGDAIAIPLWLTRPGERFRTAIQLVESDRLCNPNLAPDTASMRGGIEFDRYGAAAGYWIRTTHPGDVLLAGGSPGKWERIPARTPWGRRRVLHVHEKERTGQSRGKPIWSSSIQQFKMLDRYAGAELDAAVINAIVAAFIETQMDSDALVDMLGGPENAGKEFYRLRTQRRPQLKSGMVVPLNPGERLAPFQPARPAAQFEAFTVAVMRHIAASIGLPYELLLKDFSKTNYSSARAALLEAWRTFRSRREKLSWYWAQPVYELWLEEAIDAGLIEAPSFYEQRAAWCRASWIGPGRGWVDPVKEAQAAKIRMETGISTLQAECAEQGLDWEEVMEQRAREQAKAHELGLTSTTPAPDDAVPSEKAKEDEGDD
- a CDS encoding phage baseplate assembly protein V; this encodes MTDKSQAALIKSGIVARHAGAGHVVVRFDDLDGMESAPWPVVGARYHKDKGSHPPDIGAQVACVCDEHAENGFVLGEIPSDADAPGTDNPALWHWNMRDGSVFSFDPETGRLEITLTGDAVIKGPSLLLDVADTTCTGKLTVQGLFTYQSGMAGSGGSAGTKISGSIQHEVGDLTSNGVTLHTHTHTEQGDGADVGPPH
- a CDS encoding S49 family peptidase, which codes for MSGVTPQPALPRLFSRLYNTPLMLLPEHAESLHALMLTRLTGGDISVQASAEPPRIAAAVDDRKRPYQLTSTGVAVIPVMGPLMQRGSWLDAMCGMTSYDRVNALVSAAMRDQDVRAVLLEIDSPGGEVAGLFALCDRLKAAATSKPVWAYANEAACSAAYAIASSVDRLYLPRTAMVGSIGVIAMHVDQSARDATQGYTYTPVFAGDKKADGNSHAPLSDRARTTLQTEIDRLYSMFVDHVATGRRLEKQAVIDTQAGLLNADAAVAGQFADGIASFDEVIAQLADTARPASVFTGTHAMTQENKTYTQAELDSAVSAARSEAATAERERVSAILDLPQASGREALARKLAMTPGVTAETAAGLLDVAPEAAAAPTAPQATTPLERHMQSLGNPQVGADAGQTPAQPDAATLGASIAALA